Proteins from one Salaquimonas pukyongi genomic window:
- a CDS encoding alpha/beta hydrolase family protein, producing the protein MAVLPVLSACQTSDALSSAANEATGRRTPAGPLPEFKDALFAYRKPLEVRDGGSYLVVPYDELKDINQRDEMPVRKVHSRYIRRLPASAERDFTYASGENELGVLGAGKLDAAARLTVVYLHGRDGNRKWGFDDERFGGNFNRLKNLVAAAGGAYLSPDFSGFEARGAADIAALIAARAGKIGPVILACGSLGTKICWALADDAGIRKNLAGIVVLGGFPDRNFLRAAYSGAVKPVPVYIAHGSRDPVYAVEAMEDFYNALNVKSYPVRMTVFDTGNHGTPVRMVDWRSAINWLLSAGGAG; encoded by the coding sequence TTGGCCGTTCTCCCGGTGCTGTCGGCATGTCAGACATCCGATGCGCTATCGTCGGCAGCAAACGAGGCAACCGGCCGCCGAACCCCGGCAGGACCGCTTCCCGAGTTCAAGGATGCACTGTTTGCCTACCGCAAACCGCTCGAGGTTCGCGATGGCGGTTCTTATCTGGTCGTTCCCTATGATGAACTGAAGGATATCAACCAGCGCGATGAAATGCCGGTGCGCAAGGTTCACAGCCGCTACATCCGGCGGCTTCCCGCCTCTGCAGAACGCGACTTTACCTATGCTTCGGGCGAAAACGAGCTTGGCGTTCTGGGCGCGGGAAAGCTCGATGCTGCAGCGCGCCTTACGGTGGTTTACCTTCATGGCCGCGATGGCAACCGCAAATGGGGCTTCGACGATGAACGCTTCGGCGGCAATTTCAACCGGCTGAAGAACTTGGTGGCCGCAGCCGGCGGCGCCTATTTGAGCCCCGATTTTTCCGGCTTTGAAGCCAGGGGCGCAGCCGATATCGCTGCCCTGATCGCCGCGAGAGCCGGAAAGATCGGTCCGGTTATCCTGGCCTGCGGCTCGCTCGGCACGAAAATATGCTGGGCACTTGCCGATGATGCGGGAATTCGAAAAAATCTGGCCGGCATCGTCGTGCTCGGCGGTTTTCCCGACCGCAATTTTCTGCGCGCGGCCTATTCAGGGGCCGTCAAGCCCGTCCCCGTCTACATCGCCCATGGCTCCCGCGACCCGGTCTATGCGGTGGAAGCCATGGAGGACTTTTACAACGCCCTTAATGTAAAGTCCTATCCGGTACGCATGACCGTCTTTGACACCGGCAATCACGGCACACCGGTTCGCATGGTCGATTGGCGCAGCGCCATCAACTGGCTGCTGTCCGCCGGCGGGGCGGGGTGA
- a CDS encoding DUF2232 domain-containing protein has product MANRSILIGLVAGLAAGLMVTATVTTMPFAFFLPFVAAGAIYIATMGWGFQAGIASVIAGTGTIGVFTEPSTALASSAMLFVPAGWVGHLTNLGQSDEDGGIVWYPLGTILFHLMSILVVAFIAIGAFSGISEAMLVDSFKQIFQEVMRQRPDMSGLTPEAIDTQAQAYATAIPLIAPGVWLLMHVLTAFAAAAITRRSGILAREREDIAATVTLPPQAGGFLVAGLAGMLFLSGGASLAGGVMLGISICGYGLIGLALLHYRLRGNPAAFLVLTIAYGSIILLAFPFIIFTIMGLFRSFAQQARNTPGQS; this is encoded by the coding sequence ATGGCAAACCGTTCCATATTGATCGGACTTGTGGCCGGGCTGGCAGCCGGCCTCATGGTGACGGCAACCGTCACCACCATGCCGTTCGCCTTTTTTCTGCCGTTTGTCGCCGCCGGCGCCATCTACATCGCCACCATGGGCTGGGGCTTTCAGGCCGGCATCGCCTCGGTAATTGCCGGCACGGGCACGATCGGCGTTTTCACAGAACCTTCCACCGCGCTCGCCTCCTCGGCCATGCTGTTTGTTCCTGCCGGCTGGGTCGGACATCTGACCAATCTTGGCCAGAGCGATGAAGACGGCGGCATTGTCTGGTATCCGCTTGGCACCATCCTGTTTCACCTGATGTCTATCCTGGTGGTGGCGTTTATTGCCATTGGAGCCTTCAGCGGCATCAGCGAGGCGATGCTCGTCGACTCGTTCAAACAGATTTTCCAGGAAGTCATGCGCCAGCGTCCCGACATGAGCGGGCTGACGCCGGAAGCCATCGACACCCAGGCACAAGCCTATGCAACAGCAATCCCGCTGATAGCGCCAGGGGTGTGGCTGCTGATGCATGTGCTGACGGCGTTTGCAGCTGCCGCCATCACCAGGCGGTCCGGTATTCTGGCACGCGAGCGCGAGGACATTGCCGCAACGGTCACCCTGCCGCCCCAGGCTGGCGGCTTTCTGGTTGCCGGTCTTGCCGGCATGCTGTTCTTGAGCGGCGGAGCGTCGCTGGCTGGCGGCGTCATGCTAGGGATTTCGATTTGCGGTTACGGGCTGATCGGCCTGGCGCTGCTGCACTACCGGCTGCGGGGCAATCCCGCCGCGTTTTTGGTGCTTACCATTGCCTACGGATCGATCATCCTGCTGGCATTTCCGTTCATCATCTTCACCATCATGGGCCTGTTTCGCAGCTTTGCACAGCAGGCCCGCAATACACCCGGGCAGAGCTAG
- the rpsF gene encoding 30S ribosomal protein S6, translating into MPLYEHVFLARQDISGQQADALCEHFKGVLEGNGGKVGKVENWGLKTAAYKIRKNRKAHYILMNVEAPADAVSEMERQMRLHEDVLRYLTIKVEAHEDGPSAMMKKSDRDDRGPRRDRDDRGPRRGPKPDDSGKKEASGDA; encoded by the coding sequence ATGCCACTATACGAACACGTGTTCCTGGCGCGCCAGGACATTTCCGGCCAGCAGGCCGACGCCCTTTGCGAACACTTCAAGGGTGTTCTGGAAGGCAATGGCGGCAAGGTTGGCAAGGTCGAAAACTGGGGCCTGAAGACCGCAGCTTACAAGATCAGGAAGAACCGCAAGGCCCACTACATTTTGATGAATGTGGAAGCCCCTGCGGACGCCGTATCCGAAATGGAGCGCCAGATGCGCCTTCACGAGGATGTTCTGCGCTACCTGACCATCAAGGTGGAAGCCCATGAAGATGGTCCTTCTGCCATGATGAAGAAATCCGACCGCGACGACCGCGGTCCCCGCCGTGACCGTGACGACCGTGGCCCGCGCCGCGGACCCAAGCCCGATGACAGCGGCAAGAAAGAAGCAAGTGGAGACGCATAA
- the rpsR gene encoding 30S ribosomal protein S18: MAMAGRRPFNRRRKSCPFSGANAPTIDYKDVKLLSRYISERGKIVPSRISSVSNKKQRELAQAIKRARFLGLLPYVIG; encoded by the coding sequence ATGGCCATGGCTGGACGCAGACCCTTTAACCGCCGCCGCAAGTCGTGCCCGTTCAGTGGTGCGAATGCTCCGACGATCGACTACAAGGACGTGAAGCTTCTGTCGCGCTACATTTCCGAGCGTGGCAAGATCGTTCCCTCGCGCATCTCCTCGGTTTCCAACAAGAAACAGCGCGAACTGGCACAGGCAATCAAGCGGGCCCGTTTTCTCGGCCTGCTGCCCTATGTGATCGGCTAA
- a CDS encoding replicative DNA helicase — translation MAENISYLKNEETERRGDANALPFRAAPQNVEAEQALIGAILINNDAYYRVSDFLKTEHFQEPIHRQIFKCASDMIRVGKKADPRTIKTFLREDDKIGDMTVAQYLARLAAEATTIINAADYGRLIHDLAVRRSLITIGEDMVNIAYDAPVDVPPSGQIEDAERRLFELAETGSYGGGFQEFSDAIQKAIELAGAAYERDGGLSGISTGIHNLDQRMGGLQKSDLIIVAGRPGMGKTSLATNIAFNIAHGYEADINPDGSHKALNGGVVGFFSLEMSADQLATRIISEQAEVSSSKIRRGEITEAEFVKLSHCSSEMQRIPLYIDETGGISIAQLAARARRLKRQRGLDVMVVDYIQLMQGSKRSGENRVQEVTEITTGLKALAKELDIPIIALSQLSRQVESRDDKRPQLSDLRESGSIEQDADVVLFVFREEYYIRNREPKPGTEEYLKWETDMAEAQGKAEVIIAKQRHGPTGTAKLGFQAEFTRFSDLAEDDHLPDRYG, via the coding sequence ATGGCCGAAAACATTTCATATCTGAAGAACGAGGAAACAGAACGCCGGGGCGATGCAAATGCCCTGCCCTTCCGGGCAGCGCCGCAGAACGTGGAGGCAGAACAGGCGCTGATCGGCGCCATTTTGATCAATAACGATGCCTATTACCGGGTTTCCGATTTCCTGAAGACCGAGCATTTTCAGGAACCGATCCACCGGCAGATTTTCAAATGCGCATCCGACATGATCCGGGTTGGCAAGAAGGCCGACCCGCGCACGATCAAGACCTTTCTGCGGGAAGACGACAAGATCGGCGACATGACGGTGGCGCAGTATCTGGCGAGGCTGGCGGCAGAAGCGACAACGATCATCAACGCCGCCGATTACGGCCGTCTTATCCATGACCTTGCAGTGCGCCGTTCGCTGATCACCATTGGCGAGGACATGGTCAACATCGCCTATGACGCGCCGGTGGACGTGCCGCCGTCAGGCCAGATCGAAGATGCCGAGCGGCGGCTGTTCGAACTGGCGGAGACCGGCAGCTATGGCGGCGGGTTCCAGGAATTCTCGGACGCAATCCAGAAGGCAATCGAACTGGCGGGCGCCGCCTATGAACGCGATGGCGGTCTGTCGGGCATTTCGACCGGCATCCACAATCTCGACCAGCGCATGGGCGGGCTTCAGAAATCGGACCTGATCATCGTGGCGGGACGGCCCGGCATGGGCAAGACCTCCCTTGCCACCAACATCGCCTTCAACATCGCGCACGGATATGAAGCCGACATCAATCCCGACGGCTCCCACAAGGCACTCAATGGCGGGGTCGTTGGCTTCTTCTCGCTGGAAATGTCGGCAGACCAGCTGGCGACCCGTATCATTTCCGAACAGGCGGAAGTTTCGTCCTCCAAAATCCGCCGCGGCGAAATCACCGAAGCCGAATTCGTCAAACTCTCCCATTGTTCGAGCGAAATGCAGCGCATTCCGCTTTATATCGACGAGACCGGCGGCATCTCCATCGCCCAGCTCGCCGCCCGTGCCCGGCGGCTGAAACGCCAGCGCGGCCTCGACGTGATGGTGGTCGACTACATTCAGCTGATGCAGGGCTCAAAGCGCAGTGGCGAGAACCGGGTACAGGAAGTTACCGAAATCACCACCGGGCTGAAGGCGCTGGCCAAGGAACTGGACATACCCATCATTGCCCTGTCCCAGCTTTCACGCCAGGTGGAAAGCCGCGACGACAAGCGCCCGCAACTGTCGGACCTGCGCGAATCGGGTTCGATAGAACAGGACGCAGACGTGGTTCTGTTCGTTTTTCGCGAGGAATATTACATCAGGAACCGGGAACCCAAGCCCGGCACCGAGGAATATCTGAAGTGGGAAACGGACATGGCCGAAGCGCAGGGCAAGGCCGAGGTGATCATCGCCAAGCAGCGCCACGGCCCGACGGGAACAGCCAAACTCGGCTTCCAGGCGGAGTTCACCCGCTTCAGCGATCTTGCCGAAGACGACCACCTACCGGACAGGTATGGGTAA